From a region of the Marmota flaviventris isolate mMarFla1 chromosome 13, mMarFla1.hap1, whole genome shotgun sequence genome:
- the LOC114089150 gene encoding interferon beta-like translates to MNNRCILQPALLLCFSTTALSLSYNLLRLQQFNSSVECQKLLEQLNERPADCLSDRMDFKIPKEIKHPQQFQKAQAAFVIYEMLKDIFHVFKKGYYNPDWNNTIVTDLLHELHQQMVLLNTTVVEKLGEENKRQAYSMIILRLKSYYVRIRMYLEAKEYNSCAWTVVREELYWNFSFINRLTDKFQN, encoded by the coding sequence ATGAACAACAGGTGCATCCTCCAACCGGCTCTCCTGTTGTGCTTCTCCACCACAGCTCTTTCCCTAAGTTACAACCTGCTTCGACTCCAACAGTTCAACAGCAGTGTGGAATGTCAGAAGCTCCTAGAGCAGTTGAATGAAAGGCCTGCAGACTGCCTCAGTGACAGGATGGACTTCAAGATCCCCAAGGAGATCAAACATCCACAGCAGTTCCAGAAGGCGCAGGCTGCCTTTGTCATCTATGAGATGCTCAAGGACATCTTTCATGTATTCAAAAAAGGCTACTATAATCCTGACTGGAATAACACCATTGTCACAGACCTCCTTCATGAACTCCATCAGCAGATGGTCCTCCTGAACACAACGGTGGTAGAGAAACTGGGGGAGGAAAACAAAAGACAGGCATACTCCATGATTATCTTGCGCCTGAAGAGTTACTATGTGAGGATCCGGATGTACCTGGAGGCCAAGGAGTACAACAGCTGTGCCTGGACAGTCGTCAGAGAGGAACTCTACTGGAACTTCTCCTTCATTAACAGACTTACAGACAAATTCCAAAACTGA
- the LOC139701520 gene encoding interferon alpha-5-like → MALPLPFLLALVVLSCKSTCSLGCDLPQIHNLCLETPDRNEEGTWMVLEKMRRIPTFSCLNCRKDFAFPKEQLEGEQVQKAQAVAVLHEMTQQIFNLFSTQEASAAWDKTLLDTFLTGLHQHLDDLKACGTQQVGVEEAPLRAVRKYFHRITVYLKEKKYLPCAWEVVRAEIMKSFSSSANLYGRLRSME, encoded by the coding sequence ATGGCTTTGCCCTTGCCTTTCCTGCTGGCCCTGGTGGTGCTCAGCTGTAAGTCCACCTGCTCTCTGGGCTGTGACCTGCCTCAGATTCACAACCTGTGTCTTGAAACTCCTGACAGGAATGAGGAGGGGACCTGGATGGTCCTGGAAAAAATGAGGAGAATTCCCACTTTCTCCTGCCTGAACTGCAGAAAAGACTTTGCTTTCCCCAAGGAGCAGTTGGAGGGTGAGCAGGTGCAGAAGGCTCAAGCTGTTGCTGTCCTCCATGAGATGACCCAGCAGATCTTCAACCTCTTCAGCACCCAGGAGGCCTCTGCTGCTTGGGACAAGACCCTCCTGGACACCTTCCTCACTGGCCTCCATCAGCATCTGGATGACCTGAAAGCCTGTGGGACCCAGCAGGTGGGGGTGGAAGAGGCTCCCCTGAGGGCTGTGAGGAAATACTTCCACAGGATCACTGTCTACCTGAAGGAGAAGAAATACCTGCCTTGTGCCTGGGAGGTGGTCAGAGCAGAAATCATGAAATCCTTCTCTTCATCAGCCAACTTGTATGGAAGACTAAGGAGCATGGAATGA
- the LOC139701521 gene encoding interferon alpha-2-like: MALPLAFLLALVVLSCKNTCSLGCDLPQIHNLGLETSEENEEGALTLLEKMRRIPIFSCLNYRKDFAFPQEQLEGEQVQKAQAVAVLHQMTQQILNLFSTQKAFAAWDKTLLDTFLSGLYQLLDDLKACGSKQVGVKEVVRKYFHRITVYLKEKKYLPCAWEVVRTEIMKSFSLSVNLYERLRSMEGDLVQQGNASH; this comes from the coding sequence ATGGCCTTGCCCTTGGCTTTCCTGCTGGCCCTGGTGGTGCTCAGCTGCAAGAACACTTGCTCTCTGGGCTGTGACCTGCCTCAGATACACAACCTGGGTCTTGAAACTTCTGAGGAAAATGAGGAGGGAGCCCTGACACTCCTGGAAAAAATGAGGAGAATTCCCATTTTCTCCTGCCTGAACTACAGGAAAGACTTTGCCTTCCCCCAGGAGCAGCTGGAGGGTGAGCAGGTGCAGAAGGCTCAAGCTGTTGCTGTCCTCCACCAGATGACCCAGCAGATCCTCAACCTCTTCAGCACCCAGAAGGCCTTTGCTGCTTGGGACAAGACCCTCCTGGACACCTTCCTCAGTGGCCTCTATCAGCTGCTGGATGACCTGAAAGCCTGTGGGTCCAAGCAGGTGGGGGTGAAAGAGGTTGTGAGGAAATACTTCCACAGGATCACTGTCTACCTGAAGGAGAAGAAATACCTGCCTTGTGCCTGGGAGGTGGTCAGAACAGAAATCATGAAATCCTTCTCTTTATCAGTGAATTTGTATGAAAGACTAAGGAGCATGGAAGGAGACCTGGTCCAGCAGGGAAATGCTTCTCACTGA
- the LOC114089083 gene encoding interferon alpha-2-like, with the protein MALPLAFLMALVVLSCKNTYSLGCDLPQIHNLGLETPEKNEEGALTLLQKMRRITTFSCLNYRKDFAFSQEQLEGEQVQKAQVVAVLHDMTQQVFNLFSTQEAFAAWNKTLLVTFLSGLHQQLDDLKACGTQQVEVEEAPLRAVRKYFYKITVYLKEKKYQPCAWEVVRAEIMKSFSSSANLYGRLRSMEWDLVQQGNASH; encoded by the coding sequence ATGGCCTTGCCCTTGGCTTTCCTGATGGCCCTGGTGGTGCTCAGCTGCAAGAACACCTACTCTCTGGGCTGTGACCTGCCTCAGATACACAACCTGGGTCTTGAAACTCCTGAGAAAAATGAGGAGGGAGCACTGACTCTCCTGCAAAAAATGAGGAGAATTACCACTTTCTCCTGCCTGAACTACAGAAAAGACTTTGCTTTCTCCCAGGAGCAGTTGGAGGGTGAGCAGGTGCAGAAGGCTCAAGTTGTTGCTGTCCTCCATGACATGACCCAGCAGGTCTTCAACCTCTTCAGCACCCAGGAGGCCTTTGCTGCTTGGAACAAGACCCTCCTGGTCACATTCCTCAGTGGCCTCCATCAGCAGCTGGATGACCTGAAAGCCTGTGGGACCCAGCAGGTGGAGGTGGAAGAGGCGCCCCTGAGGGCTGTGAGGAAATATTTCTACAAGATCACTGTCTACCTGAAGGAGAAGAAATACCAGCCTTGTGCCTGGGAGGTGGTCAGAGCAGAAATCATGAAATCCTTCTCTTCATCAGCGAACTTGTATGGAAGACTAAGGAGCATGGAATGGGACCTGGTCCAGCAGGGAAATGCTTCTCACTGA